From the genome of Campylobacter sp. MIT 99-7217, one region includes:
- the zwf gene encoding glucose-6-phosphate dehydrogenase, which produces MKDFVFVLFGATGDLAMKKIFPSLFALYERGEFKAKFKILAASRSKLDNTSFLKELEKKAKIQDKSSLKYTEFISQISYLSMDFSNSKDFEELENLLQNEKNIIIYFSISPYFFTPACENLAKVSLNDKRVKIVLEKPLGVDLKSCKNINASIGKYFSEEQIYRIDHYLGKESIQNILYLRAFNPLLKALWNNKFIACMQISVYESLGIESRGEFYDKMGASRDMLQNHMLQILSLLTMKLPKKFDSDSIRKAKCEILKSLKPISDFQNEVIRAQYTANLGLKGYLEEENIPSSSKTESFVALKAELLDESFKGVPFFLRTGKRMNESYVSVVVEFKEDAFVNKLVLNIQPKNQILLYLNHKTAGQNTLTQKPLKLNLSSGVQAYEKLILDVILGDATYFNHKEELEAAWSFLDPVLSYFQKENTPLFYYKAKSKGPKEAIKLIERENFTWL; this is translated from the coding sequence ATGAAAGATTTTGTTTTTGTTTTGTTTGGAGCTACTGGAGATTTGGCTATGAAAAAGATCTTTCCCTCGCTTTTTGCTCTTTATGAAAGAGGGGAATTTAAGGCTAAATTTAAAATTTTAGCTGCAAGTAGGAGCAAATTAGACAATACTTCTTTTCTAAAAGAGCTTGAAAAAAAGGCTAAAATCCAAGATAAAAGCTCTTTAAAATACACTGAGTTTATTTCTCAAATTTCTTATTTGAGTATGGATTTTTCTAATTCTAAAGACTTTGAAGAGCTTGAAAATTTACTGCAAAATGAAAAAAATATCATTATTTATTTTTCTATTTCTCCTTATTTTTTCACCCCAGCTTGTGAAAATTTAGCCAAAGTATCACTCAATGATAAAAGAGTAAAAATCGTGCTTGAAAAGCCTTTGGGCGTGGATTTAAAATCGTGTAAAAATATCAATGCTTCTATTGGAAAATACTTTAGCGAGGAGCAAATTTATAGAATTGATCATTATCTTGGCAAAGAAAGCATACAAAATATCCTTTATTTAAGAGCTTTTAATCCGCTTTTAAAAGCCCTTTGGAATAATAAATTTATAGCCTGTATGCAAATTAGCGTTTATGAGAGTTTGGGTATAGAAAGTAGAGGTGAGTTTTACGATAAAATGGGTGCTTCAAGGGATATGCTGCAAAATCATATGTTACAAATTTTATCCTTACTCACAATGAAACTTCCTAAGAAATTTGATTCAGATTCCATAAGAAAGGCAAAATGTGAAATTTTAAAAAGCCTTAAGCCTATTAGTGATTTTCAAAACGAGGTCATTCGTGCACAATACACTGCAAATTTAGGCTTAAAAGGCTATTTAGAAGAAGAAAATATCCCAAGCTCAAGTAAAACGGAAAGTTTTGTAGCTTTAAAAGCTGAGCTTTTAGATGAAAGCTTTAAGGGTGTGCCTTTTTTTCTTAGGACAGGAAAAAGAATGAATGAAAGCTATGTTAGCGTGGTGGTGGAGTTTAAAGAAGATGCTTTTGTGAATAAGCTTGTGCTTAATATCCAGCCTAAAAATCAAATTTTACTTTATCTTAATCATAAAACAGCAGGGCAAAATACCCTCACGCAAAAGCCTTTAAAGCTAAATTTAAGCTCAGGCGTTCAAGCTTATGAAAAGCTTATTTTGGATGTGATTTTAGGGGATGCGACTTATTTTAATCACAAAGAAGAGCTTGAGGCTGCTTGGAGTTTTCTTGACCCTGTGCTTTCTTATTTTCAAAAAGAAAATACCCCACTTTTTTATTATAAAGCTAAAAGCAAAGGACCTAAAGAAGCTATAAAACTCATTGAAAGAGAAAATTTTACTTGGCTTTAG